The following proteins are co-located in the Trichormus variabilis 0441 genome:
- a CDS encoding IucA/IucC family protein — translation MTPYTIAKPISVLAQHRTDKEIAEQATIHSFLNCYLRETNTGEIITTATKDADILEVFQNTNTKSLFCCQLTHQNIRLLIGIRYYSQTGRHLFTFPLYYQVDQGNLLELDYLTLATLITKELALTGGSNSHQDELILRVIQSCNHVENFVRQRQQDVEKLYTFNSNFIASEQALVFGHHLHPTPKSRQGFADHELSIYSPELKGSFPLHYFRVHQSMVLEGSQLSQTATTLIKSELLADENVDYQFKNTYCDEDDYALLPIHPWQANYLLQQPQIQQLIKQEILQDLGLVGRAYQPTSSIRTVYHPDAAFMLKLSLNIKITNSVRTNLYKELERSLEVHQILTSEIGQRLYQRFPDFQIITDPAYITLKIDGVAVDGFSTILRENPFLNNPLTDATCVVALCQDSILGNGSRLARIIEELAQQENRSTEAVSLDWCNRYLQIYLEPILWLYFTYGIGLEAHQQNSVVQLKDGYPERFFYRDNQGYYYRRSCHQLLDHILPGISQKSETICDDEVIDERLTYYLFFNNLFGLINAFGVAGLIDEKLLLGELRNILGKYSEHSLVNNLLSQSQLLCKANLLTRFHNLDELVGPVSTQSVYVAVDNPLM, via the coding sequence ATGACACCATACACAATTGCCAAACCAATCTCAGTGCTGGCGCAACATCGCACTGACAAAGAAATTGCCGAACAAGCAACAATTCACAGCTTTTTGAATTGCTATCTACGCGAAACCAACACGGGTGAAATCATCACCACCGCGACAAAAGACGCTGATATTTTAGAAGTTTTCCAAAATACAAATACAAAATCGTTGTTTTGTTGTCAGTTAACACATCAAAATATCAGGCTATTAATTGGTATAAGATATTATTCACAGACAGGCAGGCATTTATTTACTTTTCCCCTTTATTATCAAGTAGATCAAGGTAATTTACTTGAACTTGATTACCTGACTCTAGCAACGCTCATTACTAAAGAATTAGCCTTGACTGGTGGTAGCAATAGCCATCAAGATGAACTGATTTTGCGTGTGATTCAAAGCTGTAATCATGTTGAAAATTTTGTTCGGCAACGGCAACAAGATGTAGAAAAACTTTATACTTTTAACAGTAATTTCATCGCATCTGAACAAGCTTTAGTTTTTGGACACCATTTACACCCCACTCCTAAAAGTCGGCAAGGTTTTGCTGACCATGAATTGTCAATTTATTCGCCAGAATTAAAAGGTAGTTTTCCTCTGCATTACTTCCGCGTTCATCAGTCGATGGTACTGGAAGGTTCGCAGCTATCACAGACAGCAACAACACTGATTAAATCAGAATTATTGGCTGACGAAAATGTTGATTATCAATTCAAAAATACTTATTGTGATGAAGATGATTATGCTTTGTTACCCATACATCCTTGGCAAGCTAATTACTTATTACAACAGCCACAAATTCAACAATTGATTAAGCAAGAAATATTGCAAGATTTAGGTTTGGTTGGTCGAGCATATCAACCTACATCTTCAATTCGCACTGTCTATCATCCAGATGCGGCATTTATGTTAAAATTGTCGCTGAATATCAAAATTACTAACTCTGTCCGCACTAATTTATATAAGGAGTTAGAACGGAGTTTAGAAGTACATCAAATTTTAACTAGTGAAATCGGGCAACGACTATATCAACGTTTTCCTGATTTCCAAATCATCACTGATCCTGCTTATATCACTTTAAAAATTGATGGTGTTGCTGTTGATGGTTTCTCAACAATTCTGAGAGAAAATCCGTTTTTAAATAATCCCCTGACGGATGCAACTTGTGTAGTAGCTTTGTGTCAAGACTCTATTTTGGGTAACGGTTCACGATTAGCACGGATTATTGAGGAACTAGCACAACAAGAAAACCGTTCGACTGAGGCGGTGAGTTTGGATTGGTGCAACCGTTATTTACAGATTTACTTAGAGCCAATTCTCTGGTTATATTTCACTTACGGTATAGGATTAGAAGCCCATCAACAAAATAGTGTAGTGCAGTTAAAAGATGGCTATCCTGAGAGGTTTTTTTATCGGGACAATCAAGGTTATTATTACCGTCGTTCTTGTCATCAATTGTTAGATCATATTTTGCCGGGGATTAGTCAAAAAAGTGAAACAATATGTGATGATGAGGTTATTGATGAACGGCTTACTTACTACTTGTTCTTTAATAATTTATTCGGGCTAATTAATGCTTTTGGTGTAGCGGGATTGATAGATGAGAAATTACTCTTAGGGGAGTTGCGAAACATCTTAGGCAAATATTCTGAACATTCTTTAGTGAATAATTTACTTTCTCAGTCACAATTGCTTTGTAAGGCTAATCTGCTTACACGGTTTCATAATCTGGATGAACTTGTGGGGCCAGTTTCTACACAGTCTGTCTATGTTGCTGTTGATAATCCTTTGATGTAA
- a CDS encoding GNAT family N-acetyltransferase, whose amino-acid sequence MSVSTINYSYVRFDSTINKTIAFRPVVLEEDLNLIHEWMNQPHVIPFWNLGFDLERMREHLQKALADKHQTLYIGCLDDEPMSYWESYWTIDDIVARHYSAEATDQGIHLLIGETKFLGKGYALPLLRAMVFFQFENTATQKIIAEPDIRNQKMIHVFEKCGFEFQKEIELPDKFGALMFCDRQLFFERWKA is encoded by the coding sequence ATGTCGGTTAGTACGATTAATTACAGTTATGTACGGTTTGATTCTACTATCAATAAAACTATTGCTTTTCGTCCGGTGGTTTTGGAGGAGGATTTAAATCTAATTCATGAGTGGATGAATCAACCTCATGTGATTCCTTTTTGGAATTTAGGATTTGATTTGGAACGGATGCGGGAGCATTTACAAAAGGCTTTAGCGGATAAACATCAAACTCTTTATATTGGTTGTTTGGATGATGAACCGATGAGTTATTGGGAGTCATACTGGACAATTGATGATATTGTGGCTCGACATTATTCAGCAGAGGCGACAGATCAAGGTATTCATTTGTTAATTGGGGAAACCAAATTTTTGGGTAAAGGTTATGCTTTGCCATTGTTGCGGGCGATGGTATTTTTTCAATTTGAAAATACAGCAACTCAAAAGATTATTGCCGAACCAGATATTCGTAATCAAAAAATGATTCATGTTTTTGAAAAGTGTGGTTTTGAGTTTCAGAAGGAGATTGAATTGCCGGATAAATTTGGGGCTTTGATGTTTTGCGATCGCCAGTTATTTTTTGAGAGATGGAAAGCATGA
- a CDS encoding pyridoxal phosphate-dependent decarboxylase family protein: MVIISRSSALPFPQGGAKTQRKKFDELFVAGGSLREAIACAGEVLIDCFATQGKPYSGRSPQELSRTIADIAVCPDEGVGLRQVLAEVGEKIIKHSVVVTHPTCMAHLHCPPLLPAVAAEVLISGTNQSLDSWDQSPAATVLEQQVVNWLCASFGYDAGADGIFTSGGTQSNFMGLLLARDAYAHRQLNWCVQQQGLPPEAQRFRILCSQVAHFTISQAASLLGLGQQAVVAVETDSDYQLCAADVEQKLEQLQQQDLLPIALVATAGTTDFGSIDKLPELAACAEKYGLWFHVDAAFGGALVMSDRHRDKLDGIALADSITVDFHKLFYQPISCGAFLVKQHQNFDLIKLHADYLNPETNEIASIPDLVTKSIQTTKRFDALKLFVSLRTLGRRQFADMIDTTIELAKETANLIDAEPALELANNPTINAVVFRYLPSETPAHLDSTTWANQINSHIRMSLLQQGIAVIAQTKIGQLTYLKFTLLNPQTAIADIQEVLNSITTIGEKHLFHPQESQEGLSL; this comes from the coding sequence ATGGTAATTATTTCACGCAGTTCGGCTTTGCCGTTCCCGCAGGGTGGCGCTAAGACGCAAAGAAAGAAGTTTGATGAGTTGTTTGTTGCAGGAGGGAGTTTGCGGGAGGCGATCGCTTGTGCTGGGGAGGTGTTAATTGATTGTTTTGCTACTCAGGGGAAGCCTTATAGTGGTAGGAGTCCCCAGGAGTTAAGTAGGACTATTGCAGATATCGCTGTGTGTCCTGATGAGGGGGTGGGTTTGCGTCAGGTTTTGGCGGAGGTGGGTGAGAAGATTATCAAGCATTCGGTGGTGGTGACTCATCCTACTTGTATGGCTCATTTACATTGTCCACCGTTATTACCTGCTGTGGCGGCTGAGGTGTTGATTAGTGGGACTAATCAATCTCTGGATTCTTGGGATCAAAGTCCGGCTGCTACTGTTTTGGAACAGCAAGTAGTAAATTGGCTGTGTGCAAGTTTTGGTTATGATGCGGGTGCTGATGGTATATTTACCAGTGGTGGTACGCAATCGAATTTTATGGGGTTGCTGCTAGCGCGGGATGCTTACGCACATCGTCAGTTAAATTGGTGTGTGCAGCAGCAAGGATTACCACCAGAAGCTCAACGTTTTCGGATTCTCTGTTCTCAAGTGGCTCATTTCACCATTAGCCAAGCTGCTTCTTTACTCGGTTTGGGACAACAAGCTGTAGTAGCAGTAGAGACTGATAGTGATTATCAGCTTTGTGCTGCGGATGTGGAACAGAAGTTAGAACAATTGCAGCAACAGGATTTGTTACCTATTGCGTTAGTTGCGACTGCGGGAACTACGGATTTTGGTAGTATTGATAAATTACCAGAACTAGCCGCCTGTGCTGAGAAGTATGGATTGTGGTTTCATGTGGATGCGGCTTTTGGTGGTGCGTTGGTGATGAGCGATCGCCATCGAGATAAACTAGATGGTATTGCATTGGCTGACTCGATTACAGTCGATTTCCATAAACTGTTTTACCAGCCAATTAGCTGCGGTGCTTTTCTAGTTAAACAGCATCAAAACTTTGATTTAATTAAGCTACACGCTGATTATCTCAACCCTGAAACCAACGAAATAGCCAGCATTCCCGACTTAGTAACTAAGTCCATACAAACCACCAAGCGATTCGATGCGCTCAAATTGTTTGTTTCTCTCCGCACCCTGGGGAGGAGACAATTTGCAGACATGATTGATACAACAATTGAACTAGCCAAGGAAACCGCCAATTTAATTGACGCTGAACCTGCATTAGAGTTGGCAAACAATCCTACCATTAACGCTGTCGTTTTTCGTTATCTTCCTAGTGAAACACCAGCACACCTAGATAGTACAACTTGGGCAAATCAAATCAATAGCCACATTCGCATGAGCTTACTGCAACAAGGTATTGCAGTCATCGCACAGACCAAAATTGGTCAACTTACCTATCTGAAGTTTACCTTACTTAATCCTCAGACGGCGATCGCGGATATTCAAGAAGTCCTCAACTCTATCACAACGATAGGTGAGAAGCATTTATTTCACCCACAGGAGAGTCAAGAAGGGTTAAGCCTCTAA